From one Sulfurovum sp. UBA12169 genomic stretch:
- the rpsU gene encoding 30S ribosomal protein S21, with protein sequence MPGIHLSSRDSFDDAYRKFKRQCDRNLIVTEARARQYYETATEKKKKEKIATRKKILKKLFMLRRFESRL encoded by the coding sequence ATGCCAGGAATTCATCTTAGTTCACGTGATTCTTTTGATGATGCTTACAGAAAATTCAAAAGACAATGCGACAGAAACCTTATCGTTACAGAAGCTAGAGCAAGACAATATTATGAAACAGCCACTGAAAAGAAAAAGAAAGAGAAAATTGCTACACGCAAGAAAATCCTTAAAAAACTTTTTATGCTTAGAAGATTTGAGTCTAGACTGTAA
- the purT gene encoding phosphoribosylglycinamide formyltransferase 2 (non-folate utilizing enzyme, catalyzes the production of beta-formyl glycinamide ribonucleotide from formate, ATP, and beta-GAR and a side reaction producing acetyl phosphate and ADP from acetate and ATP; involved in de novo purine biosynthesis) produces the protein MTFTAPLQNNAIKIMLLGSGELGKEVAIEAQRLGVEVIAVDKYENAPAHLVANRSYAINMQDKEAVLSLIEKERPTFILPEVEAISIDALFEAEKRGFHVIPNAEAVNKTMNRKNIRVFAAETLGLKTSGYAFVSTLEELKEAAGTMGFPCVIKPVMSSSGHGQSIAKSADDVEKSWEIAKEARGDASELIVEEFIRFDYEITLLTVRNETGTAFCEPIGHIQQDGDFILSWQPIQMHPEALKKAQQIAKTVTDGLGGRGIFGVEFFVKDNEVYFSELSPRPHDTGMVTLITQSQSEFALHVRAVLGLPLDFTFYGPGACGAYKAKKESHAPALEIPDNVFTKNSFVRVFGKPESHVGRRMAVSLVLDEIQEAKRRAKEIVENITDH, from the coding sequence ATGACATTTACAGCTCCATTACAAAATAATGCTATCAAGATCATGCTTTTAGGAAGCGGTGAACTCGGAAAAGAAGTGGCCATAGAGGCGCAAAGATTGGGCGTAGAGGTAATTGCGGTTGACAAATATGAAAATGCGCCTGCACATCTGGTAGCCAATCGCTCTTATGCTATCAATATGCAAGACAAAGAAGCTGTGCTTTCTCTTATAGAAAAAGAACGGCCCACCTTTATCCTTCCCGAAGTAGAAGCAATCAGTATCGATGCACTGTTTGAAGCAGAAAAAAGAGGGTTTCATGTTATCCCCAATGCAGAAGCGGTCAACAAAACGATGAACCGTAAAAATATCCGTGTATTTGCCGCTGAAACTTTGGGATTAAAAACCAGCGGCTATGCGTTTGTTAGCACTCTTGAAGAACTTAAAGAAGCGGCCGGCACCATGGGATTTCCTTGCGTGATCAAGCCGGTCATGAGCAGTTCAGGACATGGACAAAGTATTGCTAAAAGTGCCGATGATGTTGAAAAATCATGGGAAATCGCCAAAGAAGCAAGAGGAGATGCCAGCGAACTCATCGTAGAAGAGTTTATTCGATTTGATTATGAGATTACACTGCTTACCGTACGCAACGAAACGGGTACTGCTTTTTGTGAGCCGATAGGGCATATACAGCAAGACGGTGATTTTATCCTTTCATGGCAACCCATACAAATGCACCCCGAAGCACTCAAAAAAGCACAGCAAATTGCCAAAACCGTAACGGATGGCTTGGGGGGGCGCGGAATATTTGGAGTAGAATTCTTTGTCAAAGATAACGAAGTCTATTTTTCAGAACTCTCCCCGCGTCCGCACGATACAGGGATGGTGACGCTCATTACTCAAAGCCAAAGCGAATTTGCTTTGCATGTCAGAGCCGTACTTGGCCTGCCTCTTGATTTTACTTTTTACGGCCCAGGGGCATGCGGAGCCTATAAAGCAAAAAAGGAAAGTCACGCACCTGCTTTAGAAATACCCGATAATGTTTTTACGAAAAACAGTTTTGTAAGAGTATTTGGCAAACCGGAGTCTCACGTAGGTCGGCGTATGGCAGTTTCGCTTGTCCTGGATGAAATCCAAGAAGCTAAACGCAGAGCCAAAGAGATCGTTGAAAATATTACTGACCATTAA
- a CDS encoding hydroxyacid dehydrogenase (Involved in the metabolism of aromatic amino acids), whose amino-acid sequence MSKIVILDAKTLGDDLDLSLLGRFGEIIRYETTEPSNTLERINDADIVITNKVVITEEMMGKTPRLKLICIAATGTNNIDLNGAKNKGIVVKNVAGYSTKSVVQHTFAMALYLLEKMSYYDNAVKSGTWTTSKLFTDVSKPFYEIAGKQWGIIGLGAIGSEVAKIATAFGADVCYYSTSGQNLQSGYPHKALDLLLRECDIISIHAPLNEATENLLNTKNLSLIKNEAILLSLGRGGIINETDLAQELEKRKIYAGLDVIAKEPIQTDNPLMHIHAQERLLITPHIAWTSIEARKKLLEGIVENIQTFLER is encoded by the coding sequence ATGTCAAAAATCGTTATCCTTGATGCAAAGACCTTGGGAGATGATCTTGATCTCTCTTTACTTGGCAGATTTGGAGAGATAATTCGCTACGAAACAACAGAACCTTCAAATACCTTGGAGCGCATCAACGATGCCGATATTGTTATCACTAATAAAGTGGTAATTACCGAAGAGATGATGGGTAAAACACCGCGCCTCAAACTGATCTGCATCGCTGCAACCGGCACAAACAATATTGATCTGAATGGAGCAAAAAACAAAGGTATTGTTGTTAAAAATGTTGCCGGATACTCTACCAAAAGCGTTGTGCAGCACACCTTTGCCATGGCACTTTATCTGTTGGAAAAGATGTCTTATTATGATAATGCTGTCAAAAGCGGGACATGGACAACTTCAAAACTTTTTACTGATGTATCCAAGCCATTTTATGAGATTGCGGGAAAACAATGGGGGATTATCGGGCTGGGTGCCATCGGTAGCGAGGTAGCAAAAATAGCTACGGCGTTTGGTGCTGATGTATGCTACTACTCTACCTCAGGTCAAAATCTACAAAGCGGCTATCCGCACAAAGCGCTGGATCTCTTACTGAGAGAATGTGATATTATCTCCATCCACGCTCCGCTCAATGAAGCAACAGAAAATCTATTGAATACAAAAAATCTCTCTCTTATTAAAAATGAAGCTATCTTGCTTAGCCTTGGCCGAGGGGGAATCATCAATGAAACAGATTTGGCCCAAGAGCTTGAGAAGCGAAAGATTTATGCCGGCTTGGATGTAATAGCCAAAGAACCGATCCAGACAGATAATCCTTTGATGCACATCCATGCACAAGAGAGGCTTCTTATTACGCCTCATATTGCTTGGACCAGCATAGAAGCCAGAAAAAAGCTTCTTGAAGGTATTGTAGAGAACATTCAAACATTTCTAGAAAGGTAA
- a CDS encoding succinate dehydrogenase, which produces MIDILIIGSGGAGLAAALAAKTAGAEVTVAGKAYPTNSQTSMAQGGMNAALGNAGEDHVALHIADTIKSAHGICNEHMVRKMCSDAPGAIAWLEELGVPFSRLDTQSQGIKTIAQRQMGGASAKRACYAQDYTGLKILHTLYDTCLKKGVDFLNEYFLLNLITEDSTVKGATFLDIRSGEVVQIDAKSVVIATGGFGTLYHGHTTNAFGSTGDGVAAALRAGGAVSDMEFVQFHPTALKHSAILISEAARGEGGYLLNSAQERFVDELKPRDVVARAIFAELKKGHGVFLDVRHLGREKLMELLPQEVELCRLHEHIDPLTQLIPIKPVAHYTMGGIDVDDALEINGIKGCFAAGECSNAKIHGANRLGGNSLLEIIAFGRFAGENAVKHAMFARATPSDDTQMQKDKAHIARILMQEYTVNFYDAREKLGKLFYDKVGIVRENGKLHEALDEVSMMQAELPKMGLKDKAKEHNQNLVEFLEFSNTLLLAPAVISAAIARDESRGAHFKQGFEFEDDERFKKHIVLQWKNEEHA; this is translated from the coding sequence ATGATAGATATACTTATCATAGGTTCGGGGGGTGCAGGACTTGCTGCCGCACTTGCAGCTAAAACAGCCGGAGCCGAGGTTACTGTTGCAGGAAAAGCTTATCCGACCAATTCTCAAACCTCAATGGCGCAAGGAGGCATGAACGCAGCGCTGGGCAATGCGGGGGAGGACCATGTCGCTTTACACATAGCCGATACGATCAAATCTGCCCACGGCATCTGCAACGAGCATATGGTGCGAAAAATGTGTTCCGATGCACCCGGAGCGATAGCGTGGCTGGAGGAACTTGGCGTTCCTTTTTCCAGGCTTGACACCCAAAGTCAAGGTATAAAGACTATCGCGCAACGCCAAATGGGCGGTGCAAGTGCCAAACGCGCCTGCTATGCACAAGATTATACGGGACTAAAAATCCTTCATACTCTCTATGACACTTGCCTCAAAAAAGGGGTCGATTTTCTGAATGAATATTTTTTACTTAACCTCATCACAGAAGACAGCACCGTTAAAGGAGCGACTTTTCTGGATATCCGCAGCGGCGAAGTCGTACAGATTGATGCCAAATCGGTGGTAATCGCCACGGGAGGATTCGGTACGCTCTACCACGGCCACACAACCAATGCTTTCGGCTCCACGGGTGATGGTGTCGCTGCAGCATTGCGTGCCGGAGGAGCAGTGAGCGATATGGAATTTGTGCAATTTCATCCTACTGCGCTTAAGCACTCTGCCATTCTTATCTCTGAAGCTGCACGGGGCGAAGGAGGTTACCTGCTCAACAGTGCGCAAGAAAGATTTGTCGATGAACTCAAACCGCGCGACGTGGTGGCAAGAGCAATCTTTGCAGAGCTTAAAAAGGGGCATGGAGTATTTTTGGATGTGCGCCATCTGGGAAGAGAAAAACTGATGGAGCTGCTGCCGCAGGAGGTGGAGCTTTGCCGGCTGCATGAACATATCGATCCTCTCACACAGCTTATCCCCATCAAGCCGGTTGCTCACTACACGATGGGGGGTATCGATGTGGACGATGCATTGGAGATTAACGGCATCAAAGGATGTTTTGCCGCGGGCGAATGCTCAAATGCCAAAATACACGGCGCCAACAGGCTTGGCGGAAACTCGTTGCTGGAGATCATTGCTTTTGGAAGATTTGCCGGAGAAAATGCAGTCAAACACGCCATGTTTGCGCGTGCCACCCCATCAGACGATACCCAAATGCAAAAAGACAAAGCACACATTGCCCGCATCCTTATGCAGGAATATACGGTGAACTTCTATGATGCCAGGGAGAAGCTTGGAAAACTATTTTATGATAAGGTGGGCATTGTGCGGGAAAACGGCAAACTGCACGAAGCGCTTGATGAAGTGAGCATGATGCAGGCTGAGCTTCCTAAAATGGGTCTCAAAGACAAAGCAAAAGAGCATAACCAAAACCTTGTAGAATTTCTAGAGTTCTCCAACACCCTGCTGCTTGCCCCGGCAGTGATCTCTGCGGCCATTGCCAGAGATGAAAGCCGTGGCGCGCACTTCAAGCAGGGATTTGAGTTTGAGGATGACGAAAGGTTTAAGAAGCATATCGTGCTACAATGGAAAAACGAGGAGCATGCATGA
- a CDS encoding succinate dehydrogenase — MKINVFRSQTNTHQEYTIPEGETTLLKALMHIKATQDATLTFSTGCRASVCGTCAVRVNGKERLSCSHKVKDGDVVEPLQHHPVLRDLKVDKQPAQKTLLTATAWLHSFTQAAQNHADEKRSERQTDCILCDSCYSACPVFAVNPDFLGPFALTRAYRYSVDKRETDVKGIADAIQHNGVWDCTLCGECTAACPKGIDPKMDILMLRSASVQLGYADPSFVTQSFGAPDFGGGFGFDPNAGF, encoded by the coding sequence ATGAAGATAAACGTATTTCGCAGCCAAACCAACACCCATCAGGAGTACACGATTCCAGAGGGTGAAACCACTCTCCTTAAAGCATTGATGCACATCAAAGCTACACAGGATGCGACCCTCACATTTTCTACAGGATGCCGTGCTTCGGTATGCGGTACATGTGCAGTGCGGGTCAACGGCAAAGAACGGCTCTCCTGCTCTCATAAAGTCAAAGACGGCGACGTTGTTGAACCGCTGCAGCACCATCCGGTGCTCCGCGATCTCAAAGTAGACAAACAGCCTGCCCAAAAGACGCTCCTTACTGCCACCGCATGGCTTCACAGTTTCACCCAGGCAGCACAAAACCACGCCGATGAAAAACGCAGCGAACGCCAAACTGACTGCATCCTCTGCGACAGTTGCTACTCCGCCTGCCCTGTGTTTGCAGTCAATCCGGATTTTTTAGGCCCTTTTGCCTTGACCCGGGCCTATCGCTATAGCGTGGATAAGCGTGAAACGGATGTCAAAGGGATCGCAGATGCCATCCAACATAACGGCGTATGGGACTGTACGCTTTGCGGCGAATGTACAGCGGCCTGCCCCAAAGGAATTGATCCTAAGATGGATATCTTAATGCTAAGAAGCGCTTCGGTGCAATTAGGATACGCGGATCCCTCTTTTGTCACCCAAAGTTTCGGTGCACCCGATTTTGGCGGAGGATTTGGATTTGATCCGAATGCGGGGTTTTAG
- the leuC gene encoding 3-isopropylmalate dehydratase large subunit, with the protein MGQTITEKIFSEHAGKEVHAGEIVRVDIDMIIGNDITTPISIRAFEESGAEKLAKPDNFCIVMDHYIPAKDIASANQAKISRNFAYKHDMKYFFDEKDMGIEHALLPEKGLVVPGDVIIGADSHTCTHGALGAFSTGMGSTDLAFGMITGGNWFKVPETIKVILTGKPGKHIYGKDIILELIRMIGVDGALYKAIEFTGDAVQYLGMADRFSISNMVIEAGAKNGIFAVDEVTQTYLREREEANGGLRAQPKIHYADADATYVQTLTIDTAALSPVIAYPFLPSNGKPVEQAVKDDLKIDQVMIGSCTNGRIEDIRIAAEIMKGKRVAKHTRMIVTPATQKILLQAQHEGLIDILIEAGAVVSNPTCGACLGGYMGILGDGERCVATTNRNFVGRMGARTSEIYLANSAVAAASAIAGKIVDPRDL; encoded by the coding sequence ATGGGACAAACCATTACAGAGAAGATCTTCTCAGAACATGCAGGCAAAGAGGTGCATGCAGGAGAGATCGTAAGAGTAGATATTGATATGATTATCGGTAATGATATTACTACCCCTATCTCTATTCGGGCATTTGAAGAGAGCGGAGCCGAAAAATTGGCAAAGCCTGATAACTTTTGTATCGTCATGGATCACTATATTCCTGCCAAAGATATCGCATCAGCAAATCAAGCTAAAATCAGCCGCAATTTTGCCTACAAACATGATATGAAGTATTTTTTTGATGAAAAAGATATGGGTATAGAGCATGCGTTGCTTCCTGAAAAAGGTCTTGTGGTTCCGGGAGATGTGATCATCGGAGCAGATTCGCATACCTGCACGCATGGAGCATTGGGCGCATTTTCTACCGGAATGGGAAGTACGGATTTGGCATTTGGGATGATTACGGGAGGCAATTGGTTTAAAGTGCCCGAGACAATTAAAGTGATACTTACCGGAAAACCTGGAAAACATATTTACGGCAAAGATATCATTTTGGAACTTATCCGTATGATAGGGGTGGACGGCGCACTTTATAAAGCGATCGAGTTTACAGGCGATGCAGTACAGTACCTTGGTATGGCAGATAGATTTTCTATCTCGAATATGGTCATTGAAGCAGGCGCTAAAAACGGTATATTTGCAGTAGATGAGGTGACACAGACTTATCTTAGAGAGAGAGAAGAGGCAAACGGGGGACTTAGAGCGCAACCAAAAATACACTATGCCGATGCCGATGCAACCTATGTTCAAACGCTCACAATTGATACGGCAGCACTTTCGCCGGTGATCGCCTACCCATTTTTGCCATCGAATGGTAAGCCTGTAGAGCAAGCTGTCAAAGATGATTTGAAGATTGATCAAGTCATGATAGGGTCATGCACAAACGGGCGTATTGAAGATATTCGTATCGCTGCAGAGATTATGAAAGGCAAAAGGGTGGCAAAACATACCCGCATGATCGTGACCCCGGCTACACAAAAGATTCTTTTGCAGGCACAGCATGAAGGATTGATTGATATACTTATCGAAGCGGGCGCAGTGGTTTCGAACCCTACATGCGGTGCATGTTTGGGGGGGTATATGGGTATCTTGGGAGACGGTGAACGTTGCGTTGCTACGACTAACCGTAACTTTGTAGGAAGAATGGGCGCAAGAACTTCCGAGATCTATCTTGCCAATTCGGCTGTGGCGGCGGCTTCGGCGATTGCCGGCAAGATCGTCGATCCACGCGATCTTTAA
- a CDS encoding phosphatidate cytidylyltransferase, with protein MTKIFTDYQERWLTGIALLALVGLIGWIDSFFVMWAFLGLIYIFAFYEAMKLFNLTAPSMYVWALVLWIVAYFYPNPDDLFFFMAVIFASSLAYFHNFDKRLLLPFLYPVSGILFFLILYKDFGIAAMFWLLVAVALTDIGAFFTGKAIGRTKFSDTSPNKTIEGVLGGVILATILGSFAGLYVADWGIAFIVSLATSVSSVFGDLFESYLKREAGVKDSGDLLPGHGGILDRIDGYLFGAIIMVIALRALL; from the coding sequence ATGACTAAAATTTTTACTGACTATCAAGAGCGATGGCTTACAGGCATAGCTCTTTTGGCATTGGTCGGATTGATTGGATGGATTGATAGTTTTTTTGTAATGTGGGCTTTTTTAGGGCTTATCTATATCTTTGCATTTTATGAAGCAATGAAGCTTTTCAATCTTACCGCTCCTTCTATGTATGTATGGGCTTTAGTTCTATGGATCGTTGCTTATTTTTATCCCAATCCTGATGATCTTTTTTTCTTTATGGCTGTTATTTTTGCCTCCTCTCTTGCCTATTTTCATAATTTTGACAAGAGACTGCTTTTGCCGTTTCTCTATCCTGTCAGCGGGATACTTTTTTTTCTTATCCTCTATAAAGATTTCGGTATTGCTGCGATGTTCTGGCTGCTTGTTGCGGTGGCGCTCACAGATATAGGTGCTTTTTTTACAGGCAAGGCGATAGGTAGAACCAAATTTTCTGACACTTCGCCCAACAAAACAATAGAAGGGGTGCTCGGAGGAGTCATTCTGGCTACTATACTGGGCAGTTTTGCCGGACTTTATGTTGCAGACTGGGGTATAGCTTTTATCGTCAGCTTGGCAACTTCTGTCTCTTCGGTTTTTGGTGATCTCTTTGAGAGCTATCTCAAGCGCGAGGCAGGAGTGAAAGACAGCGGCGATCTTCTCCCCGGGCACGGAGGAATACTGGATAGAATAGACGGATATCTTTTTGGCGCCATTATTATGGTTATTGCACTAAGAGCGCTTCTGTAG
- a CDS encoding 1-deoxy-D-xylulose-5-phosphate reductoisomerase: MVLLGSTGSIGVNTLLIAQRYNIRIEALAAGSNIDLLNAQIKIHQPKIVAIANKNDKDKVNHPYVLCGEEGILELLEMSQSQTVVNALVGYAGLAPTMKATALGKKVALANKESLVVAGEFIDTSLITPIDSEHFGLWYLINERPLSKLYITASGGAFREWETKKMAGASFADALKHPNWSMGNKITIDSATMTNKLFELLEAKWLFHTTQIDAVIEKKSIIHALVEFKDGSTTAHLAEVDMKLPIAFALMGEIHEPVLPPTNLLKIGSIEFLPICEKHYPVWQIKTHLLAHPHLGVVVNAANEEAIKAFEQERCSFFGMSEMVLRAYQKFENIKPKSIDEIIAIDKEVRAYVNAK, encoded by the coding sequence ATCGTTCTTCTTGGCTCTACAGGTTCTATAGGCGTCAATACCTTGCTCATTGCCCAGCGTTACAACATCCGCATTGAAGCATTGGCGGCCGGAAGCAATATTGATCTGCTCAATGCGCAGATCAAAATACATCAACCAAAGATCGTTGCCATTGCGAACAAAAACGACAAAGACAAAGTGAACCATCCCTATGTACTTTGCGGCGAAGAAGGGATCTTGGAACTCCTTGAAATGTCACAAAGCCAAACTGTGGTTAATGCACTGGTAGGCTATGCGGGGTTGGCTCCTACCATGAAAGCGACTGCGCTTGGAAAAAAAGTAGCCCTCGCAAACAAAGAGTCACTTGTTGTTGCAGGCGAGTTTATTGATACTTCCCTTATTACCCCTATAGACAGTGAACATTTTGGATTGTGGTATCTGATCAATGAACGACCGCTCTCCAAACTTTATATCACCGCAAGCGGGGGCGCTTTCAGAGAATGGGAAACCAAAAAAATGGCCGGCGCTTCTTTTGCCGATGCACTCAAACATCCCAACTGGTCTATGGGAAATAAAATAACCATCGATTCTGCCACAATGACCAATAAACTCTTTGAACTTTTGGAGGCCAAATGGCTTTTTCATACTACACAAATCGATGCGGTAATAGAAAAAAAATCCATTATTCATGCTCTTGTAGAGTTTAAAGACGGTTCTACAACCGCACACCTTGCAGAAGTAGACATGAAACTGCCTATTGCCTTTGCGTTAATGGGTGAAATCCACGAACCTGTTTTGCCACCTACTAATCTCTTAAAGATAGGAAGTATAGAATTTTTACCTATCTGCGAGAAGCACTATCCTGTCTGGCAGATCAAAACACATCTTTTAGCCCACCCTCATCTTGGCGTTGTGGTCAATGCAGCCAACGAAGAAGCCATCAAAGCGTTTGAGCAAGAGAGATGTTCTTTTTTTGGAATGAGCGAAATGGTTTTAAGGGCGTATCAAAAATTTGAGAATATCAAACCAAAAAGCATTGATGAGATCATCGCGATAGACAAGGAAGTAAGAGCCTATGTCAACGCAAAATAA
- a CDS encoding tRNA (adenosine(37)-N6)-threonylcarbamoyltransferase complex transferase subunit TsaD — MILSIESSCDDSSIAVTQIKTKQVLYHKKISQEAEHSCYGGVVPELASRLHAVALPQILQETKPYFDKLQAVAVTHQPGLGVTLLEGITMAKTLATFLKIPLIPVHHLKAHIYSLFIEKETLTPLLVLLISGGHTQIIRVKNFDHMEILATSIDDSVGESFDKCAKMMGLGYPGGPLIEQLAQKGDESRFDLPVPLRNSPLVAFSLSGLKNAVRLKVEELGGSDNINEKDKADLAASFQKAVKLHLIQKSKKIFAKESIKDFAIVGGASANQYLRRAYLDLCYEFKKTMHVAPLEFCSDNAAMVGRYGIDAFERKQFIDPDAIDIVSTKKQQSGMLL, encoded by the coding sequence ATGATACTTAGCATTGAAAGCAGTTGCGACGACAGCTCCATAGCTGTAACCCAAATAAAAACCAAACAAGTGCTCTACCATAAAAAAATTTCTCAAGAGGCAGAACACTCTTGCTATGGAGGTGTTGTACCTGAACTTGCATCAAGATTGCATGCCGTAGCACTTCCCCAGATACTGCAAGAGACCAAACCTTACTTCGATAAGCTCCAAGCCGTTGCCGTTACCCATCAGCCAGGACTTGGGGTGACCCTGCTTGAGGGGATTACGATGGCAAAAACATTGGCAACATTTTTAAAGATACCTCTCATCCCCGTGCATCATCTTAAAGCACATATTTACTCTCTTTTTATCGAAAAAGAAACCCTTACGCCTTTGCTTGTTTTACTTATTTCAGGGGGGCACACCCAAATCATCCGCGTCAAAAATTTTGACCATATGGAAATTCTTGCGACGAGCATAGACGACAGTGTCGGAGAGAGTTTTGATAAATGCGCCAAGATGATGGGATTGGGCTATCCCGGAGGGCCACTCATAGAACAGCTTGCCCAAAAAGGCGACGAAAGTCGTTTCGATCTTCCCGTACCTTTACGCAACTCCCCCCTGGTGGCCTTTTCACTTTCAGGATTGAAAAATGCTGTACGGCTCAAAGTTGAAGAGTTGGGAGGAAGTGACAACATAAACGAAAAAGACAAAGCGGATCTGGCCGCCTCGTTTCAAAAAGCCGTCAAACTTCATCTGATTCAAAAAAGCAAAAAAATCTTTGCCAAAGAATCTATCAAAGATTTTGCTATCGTAGGAGGCGCTTCGGCTAACCAATATCTCCGTCGCGCTTACCTGGATCTTTGCTATGAATTTAAAAAAACAATGCATGTTGCACCATTGGAATTTTGTTCCGACAATGCTGCAATGGTTGGACGATACGGCATTGATGCGTTTGAAAGAAAACAATTTATCGATCCCGATGCGATCGATATAGTCAGCACCAAAAAACAACAAAGCGGGATGCTGCTCTAG